TCGTCGCCCTCGTCGAGGAGCCAGACGTGCATCAGGCCGCGGTGGCGGATCTTGACCGCCGCCTCCAGCGTCTTCGTCACCATCTCCAGCGGCTCCTTGCCGGGCACGAAGGAGGTGAGGAAGGCGACACGGGTGCCGGTCTCGGGCACCACGGGTATCGGGTCACGGGCGACGAGCGTGGCGTGCGCGTTCGAGAGCACGTTCATGCAGCGGAAGAACTCGATCAGACCGATGGATATGAGCATGACGATGTCGAGCGTCGGCAGCCAGTCGTTCGCGACGTAGTCACGCTTCGTCCAGTGCGTCGGCTGCAGCAGCCAGGCGAGCAGCACGAGCGAGAGCAGCGGCGCGGCCCCCAGCATCAGAGCGGCCCTGATCCGGTGCGGCTCCTGCGAGAGCAGCGAGCGGTACTGCACCCTGTACGGCTTGGTCGGATCGGGCTGCGTGAGCGGTCCCGCGAGACGGCTGTAGTGCTCGTAGTCGTATCTCGGCAGAGCCTTCTTGATACGTCGGAACCCGCCTGTCCGGTGCGACGGCACCCGCAGTTGGGTCGTCTCTGACGGGTCGTTCGGCCCGGCGCCCGTCGGCGTCGACGTCATGAGTCATCCCCCCGCACGCGGGTCGTCCGCGTGTTCGTTGGTCTTTCCGTCCGACCCGGTCCCCCGGCCTTCACGGACGCATCAGTGGCAGGCCACCGTCCCCTTAGACATGGAACAGCTACCTTCCGGTTGCATGATGCCCCCCCTCGGCATCCGATCGTGACAGGGACCCCCGTCCCTCACCCCGCGGGCCGCGGTCGGCCGGCCCTCCCCAACTGCCCGGCACCGCCTGCCTCATGAGAGCCAATGGCTCCTGCACACAGTGGCTCAGCACAAGGTTCTACGCCCATAGCCATGATCGCAAGAGCGAAACAAGGTGTTTACCGGTCATACAAGCGATTTGAGTTGCCTGTTGGGGCAGGAGCACTCAACCGCGTTCGAATATTACCGAAGTGTTCCCGTATGGCCCGCTCGGCCCGGAGCACATCGCCGGACCGGACCGCGTCGAGGATCTCCCGGTGCTGCCGACAGGTGACTTTCGGGTCCTGCGGAACGTCCACCAGGTCGGTACGTACCTTATGGAAGGCATCCCAGAAGGCTTCCAGGACCTCGCCGAGCAGCGGATTGCGGAGACAGCGGTACAGAGTGGCGTGAAATGCGCGGTCGGTTTCGGTTTGAACCGCTCCCGGCCGGCCCGCCCGCCCGTCGTTCGCCGCTGCCTCGGCGTCCATCCGGTCCACGAGGGCATCGAGTTCGGCCAGATCCGCGGCCGGGATGCGGCCCGCGAGGCGCGCGATGAGCCCGGTCTCCACGGCCTCCCGCAGCTCCAGGAGCTGGAGCAGGCTGTCCTCGCCGCGGTAGTGGCCGGCCACCGTGCGGAAGGTGAGGCCCTCGATCATGGGAGCCATCGACATGGGTCCGACATAGGTGCCGAAACCATGCCGGATCTCCACGATGCCCATCGCCTGCAGCGCCTTGAGCGCCTCTCGCACGGAGTTCCGACTGACGCCGAGGCGTTCCATCAGTTCGGGCTCGGTCGGCAGAGAGGCTCCGGAGGGCAGCCGCTGGTCGATGATGAGCTTCTTGATCCGCTCCTGTATGTCGCGCGCCATGGCGCAACGGTAGCGGTACGGACACAGGTACCGACCCTGCCGGGAACAGGGGTATCGCCCGGCCCGGGAACCACGAAAGCCCCCCGCGTGAACGGAGGGCTTTCGCTGTCTGTGCGCCGCCAGGGACTCGAACCCCGGACCCGCTGATTAAGAGTCAGCTGCTCTAACCAACTGAGCTAGCGGCGCGCGCTGACCTGGAGAACTCTACCGGACGCCGACGGGTGCTCCGGACCAGCCGGGAGCTCGCGCGTGCCCGGGGCGGCATTGGGGTGGGGTTCGAGCGGGCTTTGTCCGGGGCGAGGCCGGGAGGCGGGGGAACCGTGAATGCGGGGCGCATCAATCATTCGGACCGTCAACATGCGATATCACCGGACAGTTGAGAAGCTGACGACTGTGCAGATGCGACGCAGGCATTCTTTCCTGGAGTGTGAGGGGAATCGCATGGAGGGAGCTCCGGTATTCGAGGAATTCGACCCCGAGAGCGACTGCGACTGCCCCGGGTGCATTCACCGGCGGCGAGCCATGACCCACTCACTCCCCGTACGACAGGGCGGCCATCCGGGGGCGCACGGCGCGCGCCGCGCCCTGGTCATCGCCGCGGCGGCGGGCACCGTGCTCGGCGGCGGCCAGGTGCTTCCGGCGGCGGCGGCTCCGGGCACGGGGCACCATC
This Streptomyces sp. NBC_01283 DNA region includes the following protein-coding sequences:
- a CDS encoding FadR/GntR family transcriptional regulator — encoded protein: MARDIQERIKKLIIDQRLPSGASLPTEPELMERLGVSRNSVREALKALQAMGIVEIRHGFGTYVGPMSMAPMIEGLTFRTVAGHYRGEDSLLQLLELREAVETGLIARLAGRIPAADLAELDALVDRMDAEAAANDGRAGRPGAVQTETDRAFHATLYRCLRNPLLGEVLEAFWDAFHKVRTDLVDVPQDPKVTCRQHREILDAVRSGDVLRAERAIREHFGNIRTRLSAPAPTGNSNRLYDR